Within the Telopea speciosissima isolate NSW1024214 ecotype Mountain lineage chromosome 4, Tspe_v1, whole genome shotgun sequence genome, the region CTTGTACTCTATTCAGTGTGCTGATGAATGGGGTAGAAGTAAATTTATGGCAGTTTATATGACCCTCAattcttgtttatttatttttattaattaaatattggCTAGATTTTGTGCAGCttcctttcatttcttttcattttatttctagAAATTTGAATAAATAGGTCAATAAAATAGTCAAATTAAGTTAGACTTGTTTTATTaaactttattattatttctattttacaATTTCACCTCATCATTAGTGCTATTTTACAATTCCCTATGCAATGCATGCCACTTTTCTGAgtctaatttaatcaaatacccCCTTTTGTATTGGCACATATCCTGTATGTGTATTGGCATATATCCTGTGTattatgtccatgcatgtgtaccacTACTCTTGGCATTATTGTTCACTCTTCCAACTTTGAGTGGGAATAGACAGTTtagatttaaaaacaaaaatatggaTGGCTCATATGTATCttgtaatttttgaaaataccaccttccattgttacatggatTACTACCCCAACAACACAACAACAAAGTTTCCAACAATGCCAATGTATTATTGGCCTATAACatagggtttttttattttgtttttttatgccCTAACCAAATGATTCCATGTGGACCACATGATACCGTTCTTTGTGTTGCCATTGGGATGAATGGAAGATTCTCTCCATCCTGATGTtgtggggaaccctctcccagTAATAATATATAGAATTGGAATGTCAACCATGTTTTGGAAAAATTGGGGAGGAAAAAATTAATCTGGAAATTTTGAGCTGGATCAATCACTATTGGATCTGAGTATCAATATACCTATCTAGTGACCATAAATACCAATCATTAAGAGTCAGTACTATAGTTATATTTGACACAATTCTGTGAATGTGGCAGCAGCTTGGATGGTCAAAGTCAAACGTAGCATTGGGAGCCGGATCATTGGGAACCAAGGGTTTGATTTGGGTAGTTATCAAGGCACCCCTTTTCTGGGCTTCGATCTCACTCTCTGACAACGGTAGGAGAACAACTTCGATGTCTCAAGGTAGTATTGTGGGAGCGGCCCCTATTTTGGGAGGTCAACTAGGAGTGATCAGACATCTGCTCATTCACGGTGAGGGGGGAGAACTTGTTAGACCCTTTACCCCTACCGGCGGCTGGGGGGCTTTTTCGAGTTCATGGATCGAGCCAATACCTTGACGTTGATGGAGGAGGACCCAATAGGATGAAGCTAAGGTAGGGGACAGATTGACTGGAGAGGTGGGTTGTTGGTGTTCTGAGGAGAAACGGATTGGAGGGGGAGTTGGGCTACAGGGATGACTGCTAGGAGGTCTATAACGATGGGATCCACAGCTGGGGTGGCAGCAGGTTGAGCCATAAGATCCTCCAACGGAGAAGGGTTAGAAATAGAGGGATTCACACAAGGTACGTCGAGAGGTAGATCCATAAGATCCTCAGAAGGAGTCGGGATGGAAAAATGCTGAAAAGCAGGGGCAACTTGCTTGCCATTCCGTCGCCGATTCCTGGCTTCCTGCCACTTGACGGAGGCAATGGCATCAGAAGAGGGCGGGGGAGGGGCCTTGTTAGGACAGGAGGTGTTAGAGTGCCCAAAAATCGCACAAAGGTTGCAGCAAGGGGGGCGCTAGTCACACTCAACCATGTGTGAGATCCTCAACCCAGCAGCGAGCATGATCAGGATTTGGTCAGGGAGACCATCAATGGCATGGATCAAGACGCAGACACGAGCATAAGAAAGTCTTTCCCTATTCATGGTCCACTTGTCGGTGCAGATCGGGTGACCCTAGACACTAGTGATACGCTCCAAGCATCTCTCGCCCCAAAGGTGTAGGCCCAGGCCAGGGAGACGAACTCAAAGAGGGAGTTGATCTTCCTCCTTGGAAGAAAGGGAGATATCTATAGACCAAGGCCGGAGGATGAGAGGTCTGACTCCAAAGCGCCAAGGGCCATTGTCCAAAACTTGCTGGCGAAGCTCAACAGACTGGAAATCACTCACTATCAAGACCAAAGACCCCAACCGCTCCAGTGTTCTCCCAATGCTGCTAAACAAACCTCTTAATGGAAGCATAGGAGGGTTTAAGTCCTAGAACATAGCTTACCAGGGCAGCATCCCAGCGCGTGATTTCATCAGCGACGTCTTGTTCGTTGCATCTCGCAGTCTTTTGACCGTTGGTGGTGTCGGGCTCCACATAAGAGAGCGAAACTCCTTTGTCATTCGGGGCGGAGTTGGAGAACAAATTAGACCACCTGCCATCAAGTGAACCTCCTGCAAAGGAGGTAGGTAGCAAAGGGTTAATGCCCCCCGGGGTGGGTGGGGGAAGTGGGACCACCGGAGGGAGACGACCAGTGGCCATCTGTCATGAGAAGAGGAAAACCTTAACAGAGAATGTGAAACCCTAATCTCTGTTTCCTCCACATTGTAATCTTATGGTACCCTTAGAGTCCCATCCAATCGCAATAATATAAAGAATCTTTTCACCAATATAGATGAAGAGAAACTCGCCTGAAACAAAGTTGAAGGTAAGAGAGTATCAATAAATATAGTAGGAGTGTCAATTCTTAACCCGCCTTGGTAGGGTTGACTTGTCCCGACTAGTaaaagcccaaacccagccCGACACGTTAGCTAAATGTGTCGGGCTAAGGCCCAACATGTTAGCTAAACATGGTCACGGTGCAAGGGGATGGACCAATAGGCGCCCAACCGAGCCCAACATGTTTAAGGACCGACACGTTTAAGCCTGTACCGTTTGTTTTACCTTAATTACCCCAGAAATTCCTATTTtatcccaaaaataccctttctttgattaatttatcattttgcATTACATAAGCTATACATATAGGACTCTAAGCGGGGTAGAAACATAGAATTGATAATTGTATATTATTGCACTATGAAATTGACAGACCAAAAATAAATATGGCACATAATTAGGGTTGTATGTCCATTGAGATTTAGGGTTATAGAGCTCAAAATAAATTTGAGATTTTATTATGGATATCCATTAGCCTGAAGTAAGTTCTTTGTGTCATCACAAAAAAATGAATCTCATTAACAGCAATATGGACCAAACTTGCATAACCCGATTTTAGCCCATTTAGAATGAGTCCGTTTATAGGCTCGTTTATTGTTCAATATAAGTCCAATTATAGACCTATACCTGACCAACCGTTTATAAATGGGACCATGCCTAGCCTATGAGGACAGATTACTTAAATGAGCCGATCACGGTGTCACATCTTAAAATAAGAATAACCGATTAAGCCCGATCAAAATCGACTCGAACCTACGGATTGACACTCCTAAAATATAGGATAAGTGTGTGGAATGATAGTAACTGCCCCTTTTTATATAAATCTCTCAAAGATTTGTCTTGTGGTAGTAGAAATAAGTGGCACTATGGCAGAAAGTACTTTCTTGTATCAAAGTCGACCTGACTTCCATCTTTACAGTAATATTTAAGAGCAAAAGGGAAGAAAGGGTTTTTAGGGAACATTTTAAACCAGCAATCATTGCTAATTTGGGCAATGACCTTACAACATGCAGGTTTGAGGGCACTGATTGTGCCATTCCAAAAGGAGTCATATACATTCTGTGCACACCCTTGTGTGCTTTGAAGAGATAACCAGCAAGGTATGACTTCTGGGTCAGGTGGTAAGGCATCGACAACAAGCTTCCTAGAACCACCTGGGTAAAAATAGATAATCCTGTATAGCCTTGTTTCATTTGTTAATAGAGCACTACTGCAAGTAGTAATTGACATAGCTATTGCTAATGCTGCAATTAACAGTAACCATAACAGCTCTCTTGCTCTATTCATCTTTGGTTGCAAGTAGACCGGAGGAGAAAATTAGATTGCAAGAGATTTATAAATGGGGGCAGTTTTATAGGGTTGGAAAATGGTACCGGACCATGGACCATAAATACTTGAAACGTTTGCTTTTACTGATCTCTTCTCAAGTTTTATTGTTAATTTATATTATTAATAAACGGTTTGTAAGACAGTTCCTATTGTTATTAATCATAGATTAGACCTGATGGTTTGACCAATTTAGATTGGACCAAGTCTTGGGTCGACTCATTCatgtcttatatatatatttgcaatttttttaaaaatagttGTTCAATATTTTCAAgtgcattccaacaaaggcagtaTTTGGGAATGGCAATGTTCCTAAATGGATTCCTAGGTAGGGAGGATACTCGTCAAAGCACACCAAGTGATGAAACTATGCCTTGGGATGTGATGCGTAAACTAGAGCAAACTCCACAATGcaatttgtttcattttaatATGAATAAGATCCCTAGTCAATGCCACGGAAAATATCCTATTAGGGGAGGGATTCAACACAACACTGTCAGTCTGTCACCATTGCTAGGAGACCTTCTAATGATATAATGAACCTTATCCCATACAAAATCAAGAACTGAAAAAGCTGAAGGGCTAAGGGACTACTTcaagatttggtatgatttctatttcaagttttgattgatttcatgaaatagtcaacaaatatatttttggtcaaaaattttgaaattgttttggttgtattaatataaatattcaagaataaaaaattccatttgctagttcaatttctgagaatagattctctatatttctttgagaAGGGTGGTGGTGTGGtgtggaagtggtggtggtggtggtggtgagactattaggagaagaaggggggtggcattttatttttaacatgaaattactactttgtcCATCAAGTTAACCATGTattcattaaagagcaagagtacgtgaaatcaaatgaaatagaaattctaaacCACTTAATAtctatttcactaaaataagacgcaaaaatcaaatcaaacaactTCTAATATAGAAATCACcccctaaaattgaaatagaaatcataccaaatcaagcCAAGTTCCATTAGAGAAGAACCTAGCAGAATGCAAAAATcaacctaaaatgcattccaagaacgcataccaaacacagctgaAAAATCATCTACAATCTAAAATTTGGCCGATGTGAAAACTACACATAAAAAACTGTACATTTGGTCAGCATTGAAAAGTATTAATTTGTACCTTCATcttgattcttctttttcttaacaTAATCGAGCAACTATGATGGCTGAAAGAAGAGAGCATAAACAATGATGGATAGAATTGAAaagataatgataataatatcaATGGTGAGAGCTGTCATAGCTTGATCACTCAGCTTCATGTTTTTCCCATCTAGACGATCAACCATATCTGGTACAGACACCCAATTCTGCAGTTCTTGCTCACGAGGATCTTccaacttcatcttcatcttctcagCTTGTCGACTGGCAGCCTCTTTAGCTAATGTCCAGTCGTAGAACTTTCGGGTCTCCTCATTACTCAACGTATCATATACCTCTCTTAGTTTCATGAACTTATCGGATGCCGTTTTCAAGGGTAGTGATGTTGTGTCAGGATGGTACTCTTTTGATAGCCTTCGATAAGCGGCTTTGATCTCTTCCAAGTCAGCGTCGGAAGATACTCCTAAGAACCTACAAAAATATAGGATTTGTCATACAATTTTTTGTTACATTGATTTGATATCATCCGATATTGATCATATAAGACAAAAGATAATTATAATTGTACAATACATGAACCTTTACTTTATCATTTAATCACTCAAACAAAGAAGACTTCTGTACTGATTGGCCGCTAGCTTGGGTCCTAACAGCCTGTGATGGAAATTTTCTCACTAACCCATTGTATGGGAGAGTTTCAAGCTCAATACTAGGCATTAATGAACAACTGGGCGCTTCTAATCACCCAACAAAAATCATTCCAAAAAGGGACATactcagtgcacaaggctctcgTCACTGTGGGATCTaaggagagtcataatgtacgcagtctaACCCTGCTTTCATTGAGAagctgtttccaaactcaaacctatgaccacttgatcacaatggagcaacaatCTTACccttgcaccaaggcctgcccaaCAAAATCAATCCATCTGACTGATTTTCGAATGGTGAAGTATACCATGACCTATGGTAGGATGGAATTTATTTCCAACAGAGGAGAGCAAATGATGATTTGAACATGTGAACAATGATAACGATACCAATTGAAAGGTTCAAAATATTGGTTCAATGGATAAGATAGAATTTGAAGCTATAACaaaaagatggagagagagactcaCTGGTAATGAGAATCAGAGTACTCTTTCAACAAATCAGAGTAGTTTTTCCCTAAGAGATTCTGTTTTTCTTCCTCAATTGTTGGCTGTGATGAATTACTAGTCCCTCCAATCCAACCCTCATCAGGGTTTTCCCAGTGAATTCTGGTATCAACTCCCGCTGCGGCCCTTTTGCGCTGTTCAGAGGGGGTTTCCGATGCGAAAACACGCaagaagcttcttctaccactGCTGCTACTTCTGCTTCTTATCTGGGCTTCCTTCGAGCTCTTCCCTCCTTTCAGGCTTCCAAGGAGCAAAGACAAGGCCAGAGGAGATGTCGTGAGAGCCATGAGACGTCTGATTTTCAAAGAATGACGAATAAAAGTACTTATTCATATAACGTAGTTGTGCTTAGCTCTCTGTGAGAAACAAAATGATTCTCACCTCTCGTTTCGGtggcacagagagagagagagacagagaggggaCGAGTCAAGGTGGGCCCCTCGCTATGGGCTCTTATATTCGCCACGTGTAgctaattttaaaattttgatcaaTAGATGTACAGGAGATTCTGGCTGACCTCCAGATTGACATTTTGCATAACTCTGAAACTCAGGGTTGGATCGGCCAGATTGGCCGAGTCAACTCCGTATTGCAGGTTACCAAGCCGTTCGATACTACCCGATCTCAGACTCCCAGTTTAGGTCGAGCTTCAACAAAATGCAGTAGTCACCCACGTTGAAGGTAATCAACGGTAAAATATATCGACCCTCCTATTGTACAAAGTCATTAATACCCCTGGGAGTTCGATTCGACAAAGATTAACGTATGGAACCCCTTCACCATGAGTGAAAGGAAATTTggctttttttcttctcccgggtgtgggttgggggggggggggggggggacaagtTAAGTTCagtaaaaataataattttgaatCTCCAGTCATCATTCATACAAAAATACGTTCAAGAACAATTACATAATTTCACTACTTTTGTATTCAATATTGTATATAGAGCTGTAAGAAGCTACAGCATAAACTTAAGAACTCACACAGCCAGGAAACATCAGCAATTCAATAATCCAAGGCTATAGTCATGAGTGCCTCCGCCTCTTGACATTATCTTCCGTGTATGATTCCCACTTCCCATGGTCGAGTACACTCATGTCATCCAATTCAGATATTGCTAATAAATACTGGGTCAGCTTCACTAGCTCCTGATCAGTGCTGCGGTTCGCATGGGCCTTCCTAAAAGGCCTGATTATAAGACCATTCTGTGGGTTCATCACAAAATTCCTCCGAAGGTCATCGAACATAATAGTATTTTTTGAATTATAGAACTGCAGACAATATAAAAAGAGCCTAGCTTGTCAATAAAAGAACTGGATAAAgcaaaataacaccaaacagaTGAATCTTGTTAGTTAACAAACCTCTGGAAATTGAGCCCAGATAAGACCAAGCGGCTTGCAATCAAAGATTCCACGAGAATCTGACTGTACTGTAATCATGGCTAAGTGATCCAGCATAGCAGTAATTTTGTAGTTAGGATTATTGAGTACCCCAAGCTGTCCCATCTTCAATTCTACCCACTTCATGCTGCAGTGAAGGAAATAAAATGTGTGGCACCAAGGATTTACACATTGAAATCCAAATTGGACTAAGGTCCAGAGGGAATGGATAAGCAGCTACACTACTTATATGCAGCATAACCTTGAAAAAGGAACATGTATAATGattaatgaagaaataaagaaaaacaaaaatgaatgcTTCCAATGACAAAATGAAATTCTCAATCTCCCCCTGGAAGCTAAAACAAAAGATAACCCTAGACTCCTAGATTCAGCCCCCAAGGGTACATATTCACCGACGAGAAAGTTTATAGGACATTCTTCACCTAATGAAATTTGTGCTTTGTGGAAAATTACATGTTCGTAAATCTAAGAAATATGTGATTTCcagtaaaatttaataaaggAAATGTCAAGAGCACAGGTGAACCATCCAGTACAAATACACAGAAAGACCTAGAATCACTTGAGAAATGACTGAGAAACCCAGTTTACAACTAACTAGGCACTCGCACCATCTGGCACTGTCATTTCTCAGCTGTTTCTATTGGTGATTCCAAACCATTTTCTATATGTTCAAAATCTATATATTGTGAAACTTCTATGCTGTTCAGCTGTTACCCAATTCCATTTCTTATCAGTACCCACTCACTCCCTCTGTGGCAACCATGGTCCGTGACAACCCTTATAGAACATAGGAACCTAACCTGGTTGCAGACCAAATGATGATATCATACTCAGCATAAACAGCTGTAAGAAACTCGTGAAGATCTGCACATAGTGTCACATATGTTCCATGTTAAAAAAAACTGCTAAGAGGAACAAAACAAGCATAAGGAGATTCATCATTGACCCAAGAAGACAACTCACATGGCCGCATAAGCTCAAGTGGGTTCTCTGCTGTGGACCGGTGATCAAAAAGTGTATAATCAATATCAAGGACAAGCAGTTTTTTCCCTTCTCGGCATGGATTGAGGAGTTTAATCTGAAATAGAACATCCAGGTTCAAAACATATGGCAACAGCATGACACAGCCATGCTAAAAAGTATCAAACACTGCCCATTCTATCAGTGAGGtccataataaataataatgtgGTTCAAAGTATTCTTTATCCATAAGCATTATTGTCTGCCAACTTTGGGATTCATTCAAATCCCTTTTAATATATAATCAATATAAGTGCTACTGTAAAACCTGAAAGGATGTTACAGGTATTATAGGCATCTTGAGTTACCAAATAACAGCAGATGATAAGCTTATAGTAATCAAGCCAGTGCATATCTTGTATTTTTGACAGTCACATCTTCCATTAGAGGATTTATCAAAAGGTATGTTATTCACAAGAAAAggcgaccccatttagttgggataaggctaagttgaGTTTATTCTATTCATAAGAAAATCAATCGAAAAGAGAggataaaataatattaaaaaaaaaaaactgacaaAATATGTTTTAACATACAAGATAATCAACAAATTGACCTTGTACTGATCAACACGGCGTCTCAATTTCTGCTTGTTAACCTCTTTGTCTTTAATGTGAACCGCTTCTTTTTCTCCGAGTTCAAAATCATCAATAATCTCGGGAGCATCGACTGGATCAACAATAATATCATCTTCCACAGTACTGTAAAGTAGGTGTTAGGAAACTGCAAGATTAAAGATATTTATCCACACTCAATATATTCAACTCATACAAAATTGATAAGACAGTCCACATGCATGAGCAAGGTTCAACAGCCTCTTTATACAAACATCACATAGATATAAAATTTCCTAAAAGATTAAATCTCACAAAATTATCATTATAACATTAACACTTAAGAGTATAGAAGAGTATTTTTACTGTAGTATATTGACACTGGGGTATCAGCATTTAGATTTCGAAGTGTTGTGATGAGGACACAGAGGCATGAtcagaaactaaaataatgatcCTGTATGTCCCATAGTTTGGATAGAAATTTCCTGGAACCAGATTTCAACAAATTTCACgaacaataaatattttaattttcacaGTTACAGAAACAATTTCAATCAACATAGTTGGCAAACGCACACAAGACCAAAATTTAATTCCCAGGAAAGAATAAACCCCTAATCATGGGTTCAATCACATAATCCCAAGATTTTCCTTTTCAGAAAACATATATGCAGAAAGTTGAGTCACTAATAACATCAAACATTTTGACTAATTGAATCCAACTGGACCTTAAACTGAACTTGGAGAAAACCTTTTTCAGAGAAATTCATATGCACATTGACTTCGTGGGAAGATTCTGAAACAATAAGTTAGAGAGGAAGAAGTTGGCGAATGCATTGTCTTGCTGACCCCCTAggagagttcttttttcttttttttttcttttttggtttttgtgggAGGGGGATGGGAAGGAATAGGAAAGATATTTTAACACCCCCAAACCCCCTCCCCATGGAGAAGACGGTAGCCGATCCCTGTACACTCCAACCAGCAAAGGCCCTTAGCTGCTGGGCACTACCCAGTATGTTCCTAGGAAGAAAACCTTAGTCACATATCTCTTGAATGCCAACAACTTGAAGATCGAGAAGAGACTTGCTACTAGAAAGAAGAATACATTCTCATTTGGTAGAGCTATAGTTCAATGATTTACATTATGAAAAAGGGACCTGAAAGGCATCATCATCCCACAGGCCAGATTTAATAGTTGAGAGTGATTCAGCCTTGAATATTAGTTGGATGACCCTGACTAATGAATTCCCATGGAGATTTTCTCATTTAATCAGGAGAGCCAGATCCTTATGTCTAGGTTATTTGGAGGCTGAGGCCAAGTAATTCTCTGGTGGAttcatcgcccagagaatggtgGGGAAAGATCCTTTGGGAATTGGAGCCTCCCTATCACATTAGTTGAGAAGAGTGGATGATGTAAGATATTGCTTATTTCTGCATTTTTCATTCATTGTCTTGATGTACTATACATTTTTGTTGCCTGGTGGTCCAATAAAATCCTCACTTTTAACCATCAAAAGAACAAAGGGATCCACAGACAGTGTTTGTAACATAGGGGGGCACTATCATGTCTCAACTGAATCCGACTGATCATCAGAGTTGGGAAACAATGATGGTTCAAGAGGGAGTGACAGAGACAGACCATACTATTCCTGTGTCTTCAATTCAAAGGAAGGGAGACAACACTTCACGAAGTGAAGCCACATCAGTCAACCCTGTTAACTCCCATCTCAAATGGTAAGAATGGAAGGTCACCTGAAGATATAATTCCAAATTTCCAATGTTGGCAGACAGGAATGGATATTATGTACATGATCTCATGTTGCAGAGCAGGTTTAGGACTTGGTAGAAGCAGAAGTACAACTCAAAGAGCAGATAGTCTAGGAAGCCGAAAAACTAAACGGTTTTTTACTGGATGGGAGGAGCACATCACATTTCTTTCAGGCATTGGTAATCCAGGAAGGGTCCAAGGCTGAGACACCAGATATAACAAGACGTTGGCAGAGTCACTTAGCCAAGATAGGTCCATAAGTTCCTGCATGGGGGGGGAGGGTCTTCTATGGTAAgttaaataatatattaatagacaaaacaacaaaagacGTTCAATCACTGAGATTGTGGCCTCCTTCCCTCCCCTTTTTAGAATGCAAGTTTTCTTGTccacttctccttcctttactaCAATATAAGCTAGATAAAGCTAGTCTAAGACTTACATCAGAGCATAGCATTAAGTTCAGTCCCCAGTGGGACTTCTAAAGAACAATATAAGTGCCAAAGAGTACATTTCTTGGCATATATTGCTCTACCATTATTATGCAGTTCTGTTGGACGATAAAGAATTTAAAGAGCATGGGAAATAAAATCAATCTACAGACATAACGATAAGTGAAACAGTGCTGCTTTTTTGTAAGATATGGAAGATTT harbors:
- the LOC122659647 gene encoding NAD(P)H-quinone oxidoreductase subunit T, chloroplastic-like, producing MALTTSPLALSLLLGSLKGGKSSKEAQIRSRSSSSGRRSFLRVFASETPSEQRKRAAAGVDTRIHWENPDEGWIGGTSNSSQPTIEEEKQNLLGKNYSDLLKEYSDSHYQFLGVSSDADLEEIKAAYRRLSKEYHPDTTSLPLKTASDKFMKLREVYDTLSNEETRKFYDWTLAKEAASRQAEKMKMKLEDPREQELQNWVSVPDMVDRLDGKNMKLSDQAMTALTIDIIIIIFSILSIIVYALFFQPS
- the LOC122660213 gene encoding ubiquitin-like domain-containing CTD phosphatase, with translation MASSSMSEEELTLTVRWSGKEYTVRVCGDDSVGELKRRICEVTNVLPKRQKLLYPKVGSKLSDDSLLLAQLPLKSSLKMTMVGTVEDDIIVDPVDAPEIIDDFELGEKEAVHIKDKEVNKQKLRRRVDQYKIKLLNPCREGKKLLVLDIDYTLFDHRSTAENPLELMRPYLHEFLTAVYAEYDIIIWSATSMKWVELKMGQLGVLNNPNYKITAMLDHLAMITVQSDSRGIFDCKPLGLIWAQFPEFYNSKNTIMFDDLRRNFVMNPQNGLIIRPFRKAHANRSTDQELVKLTQYLLAISELDDMSVLDHGKWESYTEDNVKRRRHS